In the Drosophila takahashii strain IR98-3 E-12201 chromosome 3R, DtakHiC1v2, whole genome shotgun sequence genome, one interval contains:
- the LOC108064618 gene encoding alpha-tocopherol transfer protein-like isoform X1 produces the protein MKEANLEDQYERFPEIRRSEVVKFLDWIHAQPHISDRFSEGEALHFFHACRNSMEVAKQVLDTNLTARTHLEEFFVNLDCERPEIRRAMRTVSIVPLPGATPEGYRVILAKLDDLNTSNYNFADVMKLYCMVFDFWMYEDGIQPGHVIVIDLKNTSLGHVARIGLLQMKKFLFYLQEAAAIRLIGFHFINIVPFMDKILALMTPFMKKELTTVLHMHSDLKEFYKFVPKKMLPKEYGGEVEETNLAKEIYYKKLLDNQKEMLEFETRHQVNEKLRPGKAKSASDLFGIEGNFKKLDID, from the exons ATGAAGGAGGCCAATTTGGAGGATCAGTATGAGCGTTTTCCGGAGATCAGGCGATCGGAAGTGGTAAAGTTTTTGGACTGGATCCACGCCCAGCCGCACATCTCGGATAGGTTTTCGGAGGGCGAAGCCTTGCACTTCTTCCACGCCTGCCGCAACAGCATGGAGGTGGCCAAGCAGGTCCTCGATACCAATCTCACGGCCCGCACCCACCTGGAGGAGTTCTTCGTGAACCTCGACTGCGAGCGCCCTGAGATCAGGCGAGCTATGCGAACTGT TTCCATTGTCCCTCTGCCAGGGGCCACACCCGAAGGATATCGTGTGATTCTCGCTAAGCTCGATGACTTGAATACCTCCAACTATAACTTTGCAGATGTTATGAAACT ATATTGCATGGTATTTGACTTTTGGATGTATGAGGATGGAATTCAGCCAGGACACGTCATTGTTATCGATCTGAAAAACACATCTTTGGGACATGTAGCTCGAATTGGCCTTttgcaaatgaaaaagtttctaTTTTATCTGCAG GAAGCAGCTGCCATCAGGCTTATAGGCTTTCACTTTATTAACATTGTACCTTTCATGGACAAGATTCTGGCGCTAATGACTCCTTTTATGAAAAAGGAACTGACCACTGTACTACATATGCACAGTGACTTGAAGGAATTCTATAAGTTTGTGCCGAAGAAAATGCTCCCTAAGGAATACGGCGGTGAAGTTGAAGAGACCAACTTGGCCAAAG AAATTTACTACAAAAAGTTGCTGGACAATCAAAAGGAAATGCTTGAATTTGAGACTCGCCATCAGGTGAACGAAAAACTGCGACCCGGCAAAGCCAAATCTGCTTCGGATCTTTTTGGTATTGAGGGAAACTTCAAGAAATTGGACATTGATTGA
- the LOC108064618 gene encoding alpha-tocopherol transfer protein-like isoform X2 — translation MVFDFWMYEDGIQPGHVIVIDLKNTSLGHVARIGLLQMKKFLFYLQEAAAIRLIGFHFINIVPFMDKILALMTPFMKKELTTVLHMHSDLKEFYKFVPKKMLPKEYGGEVEETNLAKEIYYKKLLDNQKEMLEFETRHQVNEKLRPGKAKSASDLFGIEGNFKKLDID, via the exons ATGGTATTTGACTTTTGGATGTATGAGGATGGAATTCAGCCAGGACACGTCATTGTTATCGATCTGAAAAACACATCTTTGGGACATGTAGCTCGAATTGGCCTTttgcaaatgaaaaagtttctaTTTTATCTGCAG GAAGCAGCTGCCATCAGGCTTATAGGCTTTCACTTTATTAACATTGTACCTTTCATGGACAAGATTCTGGCGCTAATGACTCCTTTTATGAAAAAGGAACTGACCACTGTACTACATATGCACAGTGACTTGAAGGAATTCTATAAGTTTGTGCCGAAGAAAATGCTCCCTAAGGAATACGGCGGTGAAGTTGAAGAGACCAACTTGGCCAAAG AAATTTACTACAAAAAGTTGCTGGACAATCAAAAGGAAATGCTTGAATTTGAGACTCGCCATCAGGTGAACGAAAAACTGCGACCCGGCAAAGCCAAATCTGCTTCGGATCTTTTTGGTATTGAGGGAAACTTCAAGAAATTGGACATTGATTGA